GGGACAGAGCACTCTTGAGGAGCAGCTTCTTGCCATTGCTGTCCtacaaagagaagagaaatgtgTTGTTTCACTGAGGCATATGTGTGTCAGAAACGTCCTGTGAGGTGCAGAGGCCAAAACTCAcacctgagcccagctctggtaCTACTGAGTTCAGAGCTCTAATTGTGACTGGGGCTCCCTCCCCACGCAGGCACATTCCCcttgtttttctggtttaattAATCCACATGGCTCAGAGTGTTCCCTGTGCTTTGTGATCTCTTctggctccctgctgcccaagCTGGAACTCAAAATGCTGTGTTGGACAGTGAAGTTGTGAGGAgtggtgtggctgctgcagagctgggacagcagcagtgggagcagaagTTACCTAAGCTATTTACATTAATTAGGAGTGACCCAATATAATCTGCCCCTCACAATCTGCCCCCAGAGgctctgcagtggcagcagcagtcaGATCTCTGTTGTGCCACTGGTGTTATCAGCTCCATAGTTCCACAAGCTTGGCATTTTTCATCCCCACCTTTGCAAAAAGCTAACTTGAAAACATGGTGACAGTGCAGTTTTTCTGCCTGTGATAAACTCTTTTACAATTAAATAATTTGTACACTATTTTGTGGGAGAACAGAGCCTTGGTTTGCAGTGGTGGCTGTTCCAGAAACATCTCATACCCGAGTCATGCAGAATCCAGCGCAGATGGTGGTGTTGATGGCCAGGCAATAGGCACATTCCTGCTTCTCCACGTGGATTGTGTACTCAGAAGGAGCACACAGTGATGCTGCTTGTCCAAAAATCAGGCCAAAGAGGAGAGACATCACAAAGAAGGGACTCATGCTGGATGgggaagaacaaacaaacagagCAAAGCACAGGTAAAGTGGGATGTGCCTTCCAGCCTTGTCCTCTGcatgggacaggagcagccaggacagtCACAGACCTGGGGTAATCTTAACATTTCTAGCTACAGCCTGACAATTTCTTTCCAATCTCAGTCCCTACTGAAATAATTAAACAGAGAATAAGGGCAAAGAGGCCATTAACAACATAGAACAAATTCACTTTCCCCCCACTAAAGCACATTACATGGAATTTCTCACTAGTGAGTGATAAAGTCCTGACACAGAACAAATAAGAGGAGCTGAAAGATTTGAAAGTGTGACATGTAAGAGAACATAAGCTCTAGAATTAAGCagagataataaaataatctcactgctttaaaacaattttctaaagaaagcaTCTTATAAAATGTTAAAGAGACAAAAAGACAAGGCTGTGCGTATCAGGCATAAAACTGGATTTTTCAATTTCCAGTGGCTTAGAGGCATGATGAGATGGGAACACAGCCAAGaactaaataataaattcaaGCAAATTACAATCAAGAACATCAGCAAAGAGTTCAAGTCAATGAATCCTGCTGTATCTGTCTGTTGTGCTGACCTCATTTCTCAGACCTGCAGGTGGATCCTGAGAACAAAGCCTTGATTAGCTCTTAAGACAATTTCAGGACTACTCTAGAGCCTCTAAATGATAAACTTTAAATGCCAGTGTCTACCAATATCTGGACATCACCCTCTAGTCTCTTCCAGCTGGCAATTTCCCATAGCAAAGCCATCCATTACACAGGCTGGTTTACCCTGGAGCTGCAACACCAATCTGGACAGACCAACCTCTTGTCAGCAGAATTCTTCCCTATTACAGGAACCTGATTCTGCCttgagctgggagaggcagtgACCCAGCacaagctctgtgtgtgctttatACTCTCCAGGCTAATTCCAGGCTGATCTTACTGTTTATATAATTGCATGTGAACTGCTGCTTTCTTATCACAAAGTCATCTATTGAAAATTCATACTGAACCACAAAGCAAATGTGATAGGAACAAATGTGTCCATAATATCCTAACCTGGAAACTGGAGCTGGAAATCTAATTATATTAACAGTCATTCTCTCCTCAGGCTTTTAAACTAAccagtgcttttaaaaagttgttATTATTGATTCATTTAATTGCTCCATAGGACAGCAACACCATGGCAGGAAGGCTGGAATGGATATGGAGCCCTCCAGAATCACAGCTGATGAGTTTGACACCTGTGTTTTGCTAAGGTTTAACAAGGTCTGGTTCACTCTGCTTGCTCCTTGCCAggcccagctgggacaggctggcacagggtgcccaggggacctgtggctgtcccagccctggaagtgctccaggttggagcagctgggatagtgaaggtgtccctgcccatggcagggggtgggatgggatgagctttaaggttccttccaacccaaaccattctggggttcTCTAAGTCTGTGCAGTGCCCAGGAAGCAACAAATCTGAAATCAAagtcactgctctgcagcctgctcaGGCACAGCCTCACTCACCTGCTCAAACAAAGACAGAAATTGGCTGGCCTGGAACTTGCTCAGCAAATATTGAAGTAACAAACAATTCACTGAATATTGATTGATAGGGGAAAAACTTATAAAACCACTCCTCACAGCAGagtaagaaacaaaatattgcaTCAATACCAATGAAACAATGTCCCCAGATGGGGGAAAATACATTTGGGGGAGCAAGAGGGAGAAGAGGTCAACAAAGGCAGGATTCTGTGTCAGCccctccctgagctccctgcctgcagctctgggaacacGTGCCCTTCCAGCCCATCACCTAACTCCCATCTGGAATCTGATCTGATGGATGTCTTATGCAGGTCAGCCACATCCCTGATTTACATAGCCATAAAAACCATGGAAAACATGAGTTTGAGGTGGTAAATATGGTTACTTTGAGCTGTTGGAGGAGTGATCCAGTTGGTCCCAACTGGTGTTCAGCTAATTCCTGCACAATAGTGTCTCCTTTTCCTGGTTTCAGACTGCTGCACACAGGTCTGTGTCCTGAACTaatttttcaagcatttttGGATAATATAATAGAGGTTTTGTTCAATTAAGAGTAGCCAAatgctttctgttttcatgGAGTCTTTAATTCTGGGTTAATTTCTACCATATAATTTTTCTggaattaaatataatttaattctgTTTAAACCTCTTTCTGGCTTAGGGACATCAGCAGAGTATTAATTGTACTCTTTGTAACATCTGTCCACCTCACTTAGCAACAGGAGAGTAACACTCACTTTGCTACTACTCTAGTTTGTTATTaactctgtatttttctgaTATATCTGGAATACAAACACTCAGATTCTCTCAGTGTACACCACACAACCCCACACAGATAATgtaaatgtgtatatatacactgttcacacacacacacactacaTACACATATATGGGCTTGGTCTTTTGAAGCTTTAACCACAGAAAAGAATGTTTGTTCTTGGCAAATACAGAGAGTATTTCAAAGGACACAAGCTGAAAAAATTCATAAAACTAAAACCTGGAGAGGACAAAAAATGCTCAAAGTAAGATTTAAACACCAGCTTCTTAAAGCAAAAATATCACATGTGACCCTTGCATGCACAGCTGATTCTTTCCTCTAAAGACTGACAGCTTTAGGCAGTTGGAGCTGCATTTGTGCACCCTGGAGACCACCACAGCCAGGTTCAAAGTGTCTCAACACCCCCTATAAGAACATAGGCAGAGAACAGGTCAGAGTGTGAGAACATGCACTCCTTGCTGCCTCAAAGTGCCAATTTCTCTGAGCTCAGAAAACTCAATGTAAGGGggagggtggcagagggagattagggttaaaaaaaaagggtttaagAATTTGCCTTAACAAGATTTAGGGACATCAGTAGCAAATTGTAACAAGGCATGGAAGTCAtaataaagatgaaaaagagaGTGCAACATTAAAAACTACAGCAACAAAATTAGAGGAAAACCAACAACAATATCTGTTAGAGgtgagaaaatgcagaaaacttgCACAGGAAGCTGAAGAGTAGGAAATAAACTTTGGGAGGCCAGAGGCCAATAATAAAGTCAGGGAACATTACAAGATGAAGACAAGCTGCTGATGCAGAGTAAGTGCAAAGTACTTATGCTTTTGAAAACACAGTGACTGAACAACCACACACAGATCTgcaacaaaaattattaaataaatcatataaggaataaatactttaaaatctACATGATTAGCTAGCTAATGCTCATTACAAGAAGTCTGTAATACTGAGGGAATTTCAAAACATTAAAGAAAGTCCTAATTTAATGGcaatattttaaggaaaaagtgTTGACCCAGGTAATTCTCCACCAGCCAggtaaaataacagaaaattgaTACAGGATTTGAGCGATAAAGAATTAACGGATGAAAACATAATTACTGATGTTACATAAAATAGGTCATGCCACACAAACCCAATTTCATTGTTTGCAGTGATTACAAATTTAGTTGTTAAGGCAATTGCACAGATGCAATGTCTCTGGTTCCATGGGTGCAGAGCCCCCCTGTCAGGAAGGTTCAGAGCTGTCATCCCAGTGAGGGGACACTGAATGCTGGCACTTGTCAGCCACTGGAGCAGTTGGTTTGGTCTCAGTGGTGCCTTTATTCACTGCCATGTTTTTACCCAGCCTCTGAACACTGGTTAGTGTTCAGATTGTTAGTGTTCCCCAGTGCACTGGGGAAATACCTGACCAGGTATtaagaatgaaaattaatttatctgCAAGGGCAATAAATGACTCTGAGTGGAGCTTGGGACCAGTGTGAGTGCTGCTTATCAGCTCAGCCCCATGCTGATAtggtcacagcagctcctggctgctgcctttcccttgCTGGCACCATTATCCTGCCCATCAAAAAGCTGATATTCACATGTCTTCAGTCATTTACAGAAACTGTCAAGCTGGTAAAAACCTCCTGGATTGTCCTCATGGCTGTGACCGTGGAGCTCATTCACTACGACCTCTCTGATGGGAGTGAGGTCCCACGAGCTACGGGGAGCAGCCAGACAAAAGACAGGCAGGACAACGAAGTCCAGTGTCACAATTTGTGAGTGCCTGAGGCTTCTTCCATACAGTTTCCTAAAATCCATCATCCCCAGTCTGGTGCTCATGGATCTGTTGCTTTGGTTGCCCTCCTGCTGACCTGCAGAGACTCAGTGATAGaaatttttaatgtgcttttatAGCCCAGCTTTGCAGCCCTGTTCTGGAACAGCCAGTTACACTGTTAATTATTTATCTTTAACCTTTCTGTTAACCAAACCAATCCATTCCCTGACATCAGTGATTTTACTCTTTCATTAAGTGAATGATGGTGTGCTGATGTTCTACAGGAAGTGCTTCAACTGATATCTGTAAATAGAATTTAGTAATTATAAAATCCTTGGGTTCATTCCCCAAGAGTCTCTGTAATGGGCTACAGAAATTCAGTGCATACCAGAAGCTCATATGTAATTTAATAGGATTCTCTATCACTTGTCCAGTGCCAAAAACAAAAGGAGGAACAATGAGAAGTTATCAGACATTATTCCTACTCACTCTGCCCCTGGTAGTGGTgcaacacaaagaaaacattgtgaTCTCATGAGCAGGTTACTTACAGAGCAGAACCACTCTTATTTCCATGAAATATGCAGCTGTAGATAATAAAAACATGTCCACActtgcaaacaaacaaacaaaccagcagctctgctgctgaaaaacagacaaaaccaaTCAGATTCTGAAAGATGAGTATTCTGGTAGAGGAATTATTTCCAAGTCCATCCAGTTGCAGCCCTCCACTGATAAAAGGAAATAAGATCCTGATATGCTACCATAGAAACAAGTGGTTTTGCCAGGTTTTGAATTTAAACAGACTGTGGCTGCTGAATTTTCAAAGCTAGTCTGCCTATTGCCAGTCTCTGTAACagcccaaaacacagctctcATCTCTCAAATTTATAGATTCACAGtctgctcttctttttctttcctaggaTTAACTGCAGCATTTCCTATCAACCCCAGAGTAAAGCAGCAAATCTCTTTGTTGCATATCATATGCCAGCAATCTCCATTTATGGTCTGAAAATACTTCATAATCCTATTTGCTGTTTGGCTCAGACCATAGAGCCCTTTGGATTTGGTTTCATTTCTTTGGAAAGTGCGAGATATTTCTGTTAGTCTGAGATACACAATCACTGTGCTGAGGCAAAgctaaacagaaaaacaaacaa
The genomic region above belongs to Molothrus ater isolate BHLD 08-10-18 breed brown headed cowbird chromosome 25, BPBGC_Mater_1.1, whole genome shotgun sequence and contains:
- the TSHB gene encoding thyrotropin subunit beta; translation: MSPFFVMSLLFGLIFGQAASLCAPSEYTIHVEKQECAYCLAINTTICAGFCMTRDSNGKKLLLKSALSQNVCTYKEMLYRTALIPGCPLHTIPYYSYPVAVSCKCGKCNTDYSDCVRERVRTNYCTKPQKLCNL